A single window of Mycoplasma bradburyae DNA harbors:
- a CDS encoding aminopeptidase P family protein → MLLEDFQFKHDIIKKELDKHNADGILLASDQNRLWFTEFNSSAGFLLVTKSNSVLIIDSRYFEAATKSIKNTEVVLMTANALTDVAKKLNIKHLLIEADYLTYQYQGLLDRISEKQTAIDTQSLRAIKTPSELEKLIKVIDITKEVGNKLPEMIKLGMTEMQLAKLVTFALIEAGGEKNSFDPIVASGPNGSKPHHKPTNRKFEDGDFITVDFGTIYQGFCSDITRTWVLNKPKNQRLINAYKLVDQSNLAGIEAARADLTGKEVDKVCRDLVDESEFKGMFVHSTGHGVGIDIHEKPNVSSAFNEKLGVDSIVTIEPGIYIPDVGGIRIEDMIQVKETNSIWLSKDIARMKL, encoded by the coding sequence ATGTTGTTAGAAGATTTTCAATTCAAACACGACATTATTAAAAAAGAATTAGATAAACACAACGCAGATGGAATCTTATTAGCTTCTGATCAAAATCGTTTATGATTTACAGAGTTTAATTCGTCTGCTGGTTTTTTATTAGTTACTAAGTCTAATTCTGTTTTAATAATTGACTCGCGTTATTTTGAGGCTGCTACTAAATCAATTAAAAATACTGAAGTAGTTTTAATGACAGCTAACGCATTAACTGATGTAGCAAAAAAATTAAATATCAAGCACTTATTAATAGAAGCTGATTATTTAACTTACCAATACCAAGGATTATTAGATCGTATTAGCGAAAAACAAACTGCAATTGATACGCAAAGTTTAAGAGCAATTAAAACTCCTTCTGAACTTGAAAAACTAATTAAAGTAATCGATATTACAAAAGAAGTTGGTAATAAATTACCAGAAATGATCAAGTTAGGCATGACTGAAATGCAACTAGCTAAACTTGTAACTTTTGCTTTAATTGAAGCTGGTGGTGAAAAAAACTCTTTCGATCCGATTGTAGCATCTGGACCAAATGGATCTAAACCACACCACAAACCTACTAACCGTAAGTTTGAAGATGGTGATTTTATTACTGTAGACTTTGGAACAATCTACCAAGGCTTCTGTTCAGATATTACTAGAACTTGAGTTTTAAACAAACCAAAAAACCAAAGATTAATTAACGCTTATAAATTAGTTGATCAATCTAATTTGGCAGGAATTGAAGCTGCTAGAGCTGATTTAACTGGTAAAGAAGTTGATAAGGTTTGTCGTGATTTAGTTGATGAATCAGAATTCAAAGGAATGTTTGTTCACTCAACTGGTCATGGTGTTGGAATTGATATTCACGAAAAACCAAACGTTTCAAGCGCATTTAATGAAAAATTAGGTGTTGATTCAATCGTTACTATTGAACCTGGTATCTACATCCCAGATGTAGGAGGCATTCGTATCGAAGATATGATTCAAGTAAAAGAAACTAACTCGATTTGATTATCTAAAGATATTGCAAGGATGAAACTTTAG
- a CDS encoding arginine deiminase family protein, which produces MAPKKKKTKKRTAKKVDKKVDKKNEVKAKAQLTTINDLTNRLKAKTSVDFNVYSNASKLKEVIIYRPGIEVERIIKKPNQTFSSSKHLERIQKEHDILSAILQKSGVKVHYLNLMLASALDQIDVSLKEEFIQRFIIEAKVTSLSAFDTLFNYFRSFDSNLEMINAMIAGVKKNEVPSLIIDRFSDLVLDDSAYYIEPLNDFLLQSKYFSTIGNGVVIYKHNDPYFNRHTLFYEYLVKFHPRFNNVKVYFSRDNENCYLSSDDILLVNNDTLLISVSQNTNILGIEVFARNLYNDPDNKILRIIVCAKKNSDEFISMNQLITSLDYDKFIVNQKVIGEIIFFELLDSEQKDLDGLNKLDFRQIEITFEELIELLIKRRPKFILSGGGDEMNAISESNNSCLEVLMIKSNEVIVYDRNKITNHLLLQQGLIVHYLPSAELSRTNGGVNNLVIPLIRE; this is translated from the coding sequence GTGGCACCTAAAAAGAAAAAAACCAAAAAAAGAACAGCAAAAAAAGTTGATAAAAAAGTTGACAAGAAAAATGAAGTAAAAGCTAAAGCTCAACTTACAACAATCAACGATCTAACAAATAGATTAAAAGCTAAGACAAGTGTTGACTTTAATGTGTATAGTAATGCTTCTAAACTTAAAGAAGTAATTATTTACCGTCCTGGAATTGAAGTTGAGAGAATTATTAAAAAACCTAACCAAACGTTTAGTAGTTCTAAACACTTAGAAAGAATTCAAAAAGAACATGATATTCTAAGTGCGATTTTACAAAAAAGCGGTGTTAAGGTACATTACCTTAATTTAATGCTTGCATCAGCTTTAGATCAGATCGATGTAAGTTTAAAAGAAGAGTTTATTCAACGCTTTATTATTGAAGCTAAGGTTACTAGTTTATCAGCATTTGACACCTTATTTAATTACTTTAGAAGTTTTGATAGCAATCTAGAAATGATTAACGCGATGATTGCGGGTGTTAAGAAAAATGAAGTACCTTCATTAATTATTGATCGTTTTAGTGATCTTGTATTAGATGATAGCGCTTATTATATAGAACCACTTAATGATTTCTTATTACAATCTAAATACTTCTCAACCATTGGTAATGGAGTTGTAATCTATAAACACAACGATCCTTACTTTAATAGACATACCTTGTTTTATGAATATCTAGTTAAATTCCATCCAAGATTTAACAATGTTAAAGTGTATTTCTCAAGAGATAATGAAAACTGTTATCTATCAAGTGATGATATCTTATTAGTTAATAATGATACGTTACTTATTAGTGTTTCACAAAACACTAACATTTTAGGTATTGAAGTATTTGCAAGAAATCTTTATAACGATCCAGATAACAAAATCTTAAGAATTATTGTATGTGCTAAAAAGAATAGCGATGAATTCATTAGCATGAACCAATTAATCACTTCACTTGATTATGATAAGTTTATTGTTAATCAAAAAGTAATTGGTGAGATTATCTTTTTTGAATTATTAGATTCAGAACAAAAAGATCTTGATGGGTTGAATAAATTAGATTTCAGACAGATCGAAATCACTTTTGAAGAACTAATCGAATTATTAATCAAAAGAAGACCGAAGTTTATTTTATCAGGTGGTGGAGATGAAATGAATGCGATTAGTGAATCGAATAATTCTTGTTTAGAAGTTTTAATGATCAAGTCAAATGAAGTGATCGTTTATGATCGTAATAAGATTACCAACCACTTATTATTGCAACAAGGATTGATTGTTCATTACTTACCATCAGCAGAACTTTCAAGAACAAATGGTGGAGTAAATAACTTAGTTATTCCATTAATTCGTGAATAA
- the rpmG gene encoding 50S ribosomal protein L33 translates to MAQKRGTRLGCDTCNEINYITRKNAKKNPEKLNLHKYCSRCRQATMHKEVKRK, encoded by the coding sequence ATGGCACAAAAACGTGGAACTAGATTAGGGTGTGATACTTGTAATGAAATTAACTACATTACAAGAAAAAATGCGAAGAAAAACCCTGAAAAATTAAACTTACACAAATATTGTTCAAGATGTCGTCAAGCGACTATGCACAAAGAGGTTAAACGTAAATAA
- a CDS encoding type I restriction-modification system subunit M: MNKQKLASRIWQAANSLRTKVDSSKYKDYILGFIFYKFLSERQEEINNKIQDSGQDLKDTSFIANGFFIEEENLFSTWLKDEDKYIKTKPIRDAFLKFEESLNSEKNKHVGLYSGIFNDLANSLSDLGKEENNKVSSIELDKRLKELFNIVRDIPIDNKQNYDILGFVYEYLISRFAENAGKKSGEFYTPHEVSILMSEIVHENLKDVKKPNESIKVYDPTSGSGSLLLTIGDALQRTFNKKLISYYAQDIKVEAYNLTRMNLIMRGISKRKIEVRKADTLTSDWPLDGPETNKPLRVDAVVSNPPYSIHWEPKQGDMRFTEFGLAPKTKADYAFLLHDLHHINTEGVVTIVLPHGVLFRGGAEEKIRTKLVEGKHIEAVIGLPSNIFYGTEISTIIMILKNSNSKNNDGNILFIDAKDFYIKEGKKHKLRSSDIKRIIDVYKEFKKNRNISGDFYRAVDRKEIIENKYNLNISRYVNTTESSDHQDIYAIINGGIPNTELNKWNNVWELFSSLKKELFKETKKGYYDLNNNDIFDLISKNKEVNEYKLNEKTTIQNLSNVLKTELIDKLDEQLKTKKNDSVDSFSLDILKDKVYEKINAIIKNSKFIEKYEAYQTFDDNWNFISNDMMSILSDGFVRAAIFDVNINEIKTNENTDDNDSIISLDLIKKRFFSEKYNQWLALNESSKEYSERINEIYESFSEEEKSDNANYFTKELKKIDNKKLTKEVLEEFNSIAEEDSDSFEAKVLEIQKLSTELKDQIDTKKKKLEKELNSESLVIAKSLTEEQVKELLVDKWINPIVDSLVGLVDKFFENLSYDLVSLNEKYSNNLLEIQNQINEIQGELVELLDQLTTSDKNDEKGIEDLKNLLKNSN, translated from the coding sequence ATGAACAAACAGAAATTAGCAAGCAGAATCTGACAAGCAGCAAATAGTCTTAGAACTAAAGTTGATTCAAGTAAATACAAGGATTACATCCTAGGTTTTATCTTCTATAAATTCTTATCTGAAAGGCAAGAAGAAATAAATAATAAGATTCAAGATAGCGGGCAAGATTTAAAAGATACATCATTCATCGCTAACGGTTTTTTTATTGAAGAAGAGAATTTATTTTCAACATGATTAAAGGATGAAGATAAATATATTAAAACTAAACCAATTAGAGATGCTTTCTTAAAGTTTGAAGAATCACTAAACTCTGAGAAAAATAAACACGTTGGTTTGTATAGTGGAATCTTTAATGATCTAGCTAACTCTTTAAGTGATTTAGGTAAAGAAGAAAACAACAAGGTTTCTTCAATCGAACTTGATAAACGGCTTAAAGAATTATTTAATATCGTTAGAGACATTCCAATAGATAATAAACAAAATTACGATATTTTAGGTTTTGTTTATGAATATTTAATCTCAAGATTTGCTGAAAACGCAGGTAAAAAGAGTGGAGAATTCTATACACCGCATGAAGTTTCAATATTAATGTCTGAAATAGTTCATGAAAACCTAAAAGATGTTAAAAAACCTAACGAATCAATTAAAGTGTATGACCCGACATCTGGTTCAGGTTCATTATTATTAACTATAGGTGATGCTTTACAAAGAACATTTAATAAGAAATTAATAAGTTACTACGCTCAAGATATCAAAGTAGAAGCTTATAACCTTACAAGAATGAACCTAATAATGAGAGGTATTTCAAAACGAAAAATTGAAGTTAGAAAAGCTGATACTTTAACTTCAGATTGACCGCTTGATGGACCTGAAACTAATAAGCCATTAAGAGTAGATGCTGTGGTATCAAACCCACCATATTCTATTCATTGAGAACCTAAACAAGGTGATATGCGTTTTACCGAATTCGGCTTAGCTCCTAAAACGAAGGCAGATTATGCTTTCTTATTACATGATTTACATCATATTAATACTGAAGGTGTTGTTACTATAGTTTTACCTCATGGCGTTTTATTCAGAGGTGGTGCTGAAGAGAAAATTAGAACTAAATTAGTTGAAGGAAAACACATAGAAGCAGTTATCGGATTACCTTCTAATATCTTTTATGGAACAGAAATTTCAACAATTATAATGATTCTTAAGAATTCAAATTCTAAGAATAATGACGGCAATATCTTATTTATTGATGCTAAAGATTTCTATATAAAAGAAGGTAAAAAACACAAATTAAGATCATCTGATATCAAACGAATTATCGATGTTTATAAAGAATTTAAAAAGAATAGAAATATATCAGGTGATTTCTACAGAGCTGTTGATAGAAAAGAAATCATTGAAAACAAATATAACCTTAATATTTCGAGATATGTAAATACTACAGAAAGTAGTGATCATCAAGATATTTATGCAATAATAAATGGCGGCATTCCAAACACTGAGCTTAACAAATGAAATAATGTTTGAGAACTATTCTCATCATTAAAGAAAGAGTTGTTTAAAGAAACCAAAAAAGGTTATTATGACTTAAATAATAACGATATTTTTGATCTTATATCTAAAAATAAAGAAGTTAATGAATATAAGTTAAACGAAAAAACAACAATACAAAATCTATCGAATGTTCTTAAAACAGAATTAATTGATAAATTAGATGAACAACTAAAAACTAAAAAGAACGATAGTGTCGATTCATTCTCATTAGACATTCTTAAAGATAAGGTTTATGAAAAAATTAATGCAATTATCAAAAATTCAAAATTCATCGAGAAATATGAAGCTTATCAAACATTTGATGATAACTGAAATTTTATATCAAATGATATGATGTCGATTTTATCAGATGGTTTTGTAAGAGCAGCTATCTTTGATGTGAACATTAATGAAATTAAAACTAATGAAAATACAGATGATAATGATTCAATCATTTCATTAGATCTTATTAAGAAACGTTTCTTTAGCGAAAAGTATAATCAATGATTAGCTCTTAATGAATCATCAAAAGAATATAGTGAAAGAATTAATGAAATTTACGAATCGTTTTCTGAAGAAGAAAAATCAGATAATGCGAATTATTTCACTAAAGAATTAAAGAAAATAGATAACAAAAAATTAACTAAAGAAGTTCTTGAAGAATTTAATTCTATAGCTGAAGAAGATAGTGATTCTTTTGAAGCTAAGGTTCTTGAAATACAAAAATTATCTACCGAATTAAAGGATCAAATTGATACTAAAAAGAAGAAGTTAGAAAAAGAATTAAATTCAGAATCTTTAGTTATTGCTAAATCATTAACTGAAGAACAAGTTAAAGAACTTTTAGTTGATAAATGAATTAATCCGATTGTTGATAGCTTAGTTGGATTAGTTGATAAATTCTTTGAAAACTTATCTTATGATTTAGTAAGTTTAAACGAAAAATATTCGAATAATCTTTTAGAAATTCAAAATCAAATTAATGAAATTCAAGGTGAATTAGTTGAACTATTAGATCAATTAACAACATCAGATAAGAATGATGAAAAAGGTATTGAAGATTTAAAAAACCTATTAAAAAATTCTAATTAG
- a CDS encoding C1 family peptidase, which produces MSKLELKDSIKQIQALSRSKFNKQLTNILNANGAKAVAYNGYNFSKNSLSFNVDLPSLDVVNQFQTGRCWIFAGLNLLRYYLAKELNIDDLELSQSYLAFWDKFERCNYFLESVIDLRNEKLRDRTLTFILRNGVADGGQWTMLTNVIKKYGLVPKSVMPDTANTSSTNQVNYLINLKLNKAAASILENKDKPVEELQKIKTKALDDVFYLLSTIYGELPSSFDFSYTKITKSDSSDGSESRFNYHSSKITEKNYTPLSFYKKYFSDLIENQGFISVINAPSIKKPFNQTFGVKYLNNVVEGEEVIHYNLEQGLFSYLTIKQLLNKNPVWFGSEVKQIYLNQARTFWDDQSFDYETLFNVDLSLEKADQLDYWLSAVNHAMVITGVDLDLDSFLDIDMEFNKLVSAKKTKQAYEYLNQAMANLKINKWKIENSWGNDVGHEGFFVMSDSYFKKFAYQVTITKPLFEDLIDKLNLKKEFDKKPILLEPWDPIGTLAK; this is translated from the coding sequence ATGTCAAAATTAGAACTAAAAGACTCAATTAAACAAATCCAGGCATTATCAAGATCTAAATTTAACAAACAATTAACTAATATCTTAAATGCTAATGGTGCTAAAGCTGTAGCTTACAATGGGTATAATTTTTCAAAAAACTCATTATCTTTCAATGTTGATCTACCAAGTTTAGATGTTGTAAACCAATTCCAAACTGGTCGTTGCTGAATCTTTGCTGGATTGAACTTATTAAGATATTACTTAGCTAAAGAACTTAATATTGACGATTTAGAATTATCACAAAGCTACTTAGCTTTCTGAGATAAATTTGAACGTTGTAACTATTTCTTAGAATCAGTTATCGATCTAAGAAATGAAAAATTAAGAGATCGTACTTTAACTTTCATCTTAAGAAATGGTGTTGCTGATGGTGGTCAGTGAACTATGCTTACTAACGTAATTAAAAAATATGGATTAGTACCTAAGAGCGTAATGCCAGATACTGCTAACACTTCATCAACTAACCAAGTTAATTACTTAATTAACTTGAAATTAAATAAAGCAGCTGCTAGTATTCTTGAAAACAAAGATAAACCAGTTGAAGAATTACAAAAAATCAAAACAAAGGCTTTAGATGATGTTTTCTATTTACTAAGCACAATTTATGGTGAATTACCTAGTAGTTTTGACTTTAGTTATACAAAAATAACTAAGAGTGATTCTAGTGATGGTTCTGAATCTAGATTTAATTATCATTCATCAAAAATCACAGAAAAAAACTACACTCCATTAAGTTTTTATAAAAAATATTTCAGTGATTTAATTGAAAATCAAGGTTTTATCTCAGTTATCAACGCACCATCAATTAAGAAACCATTTAACCAAACTTTCGGTGTTAAATACTTAAACAACGTAGTTGAAGGTGAAGAAGTTATTCATTACAACTTAGAACAAGGTTTATTTAGTTATTTAACAATCAAACAATTGTTAAATAAAAACCCTGTATGATTTGGTAGTGAAGTAAAACAAATTTACTTAAACCAAGCTAGAACTTTCTGAGATGATCAATCATTTGATTATGAAACATTATTTAATGTTGATTTATCTCTAGAAAAAGCTGATCAATTAGATTATTGATTATCAGCAGTTAACCACGCAATGGTGATTACTGGTGTTGATTTAGATCTTGATAGTTTCTTAGATATCGATATGGAATTTAACAAATTAGTATCAGCTAAGAAAACTAAACAAGCTTATGAATACTTAAATCAAGCAATGGCTAATTTAAAGATTAACAAATGGAAGATTGAAAACTCATGAGGTAATGATGTTGGTCACGAAGGTTTTTTTGTAATGTCAGATTCTTACTTCAAAAAATTTGCTTACCAAGTAACAATTACTAAGCCATTATTTGAAGATTTAATCGATAAATTAAATCTTAAAAAAGAGTTTGATAAAAAACCGATATTACTAGAACCATGAGATCCAATCGGAACATTAGCGAAATAA
- a CDS encoding C1 family peptidase has product MEKNNKLDYKKYLKKNLSYQKNREYLLTRNALVTNDINTLATNVFNPDKNLNEFLIDAQKPSFSITDQDMSGRCWIFAGLNALRRRTADNLKMSNFVFSQTYMDFWDKYERANTFLHKMVEKANIDLDDRDLNSELRNAGQDGGWYGYFDNLVNKYGLVPQEIMPDSFSGHNTFILNELLQILLIKATKEIRANQKDSKKQEDIIKSTLKKVLEMLVLAYGPVPTKFDWQYQADAKKEEENKEKDKKEEDSKKSEQNKALENKETDKQTEELKKQEEKDKQEFKEIKAEFSYIKGITPLEFAKEYVKYDSAEFLDLWTIGNDQDYKINQKYELKDSNNIIEAANFTFLNVDKKILKLFTLANLISKQTMWFAADVLHYRDNKTGAFDNEHFDYDALFNSDFSIDRNQQVRHHFISSNHAMAICGVDFDEQKTLNNQKALVQKYKKTKKINQYEFALELANTFEFKKWRIENSWGGKVGVKGFYYMTDSWFNDYLIDVVVSTNAADNFFANPKFINEELIDLVKQLKTKEILKQAIESKPILIDGYDPLGTNLKGVK; this is encoded by the coding sequence ATGGAAAAAAACAATAAATTAGATTACAAAAAATACTTAAAGAAAAATTTAAGTTATCAAAAAAACCGTGAATATTTATTAACTAGAAATGCATTAGTTACTAATGATATTAATACTTTAGCTACTAATGTATTTAACCCTGATAAGAACTTAAATGAGTTTTTAATCGACGCGCAAAAACCAAGCTTTAGCATTACTGATCAAGATATGAGTGGAAGATGTTGAATCTTCGCTGGTCTTAATGCTTTAAGAAGAAGAACAGCTGACAACTTAAAGATGTCTAATTTCGTATTTTCTCAAACTTACATGGACTTTTGAGACAAATATGAAAGAGCTAACACCTTCTTACACAAGATGGTAGAAAAAGCTAATATCGACCTAGATGACCGTGATCTAAATTCTGAACTTAGAAACGCAGGACAAGACGGTGGTTGATATGGTTATTTTGATAACTTAGTTAATAAATATGGTTTAGTTCCTCAAGAAATTATGCCTGATAGTTTTTCAGGTCATAATACTTTCATATTAAATGAGTTATTACAAATCTTATTAATTAAAGCTACTAAAGAAATTAGAGCTAATCAAAAAGATAGTAAAAAACAAGAAGATATTATCAAATCAACACTTAAAAAAGTGTTAGAAATGCTTGTTTTAGCTTATGGACCTGTTCCTACTAAGTTTGATTGACAATACCAAGCTGACGCTAAAAAAGAAGAAGAAAACAAGGAAAAAGATAAAAAAGAAGAAGATTCTAAGAAATCTGAACAAAACAAAGCTTTAGAAAATAAAGAAACAGACAAACAAACCGAAGAACTTAAGAAACAAGAAGAAAAAGATAAGCAAGAATTCAAAGAAATTAAAGCTGAATTCTCTTATATCAAAGGTATTACTCCACTTGAATTCGCTAAAGAATACGTTAAGTATGATTCAGCTGAATTTTTAGATCTTTGAACAATTGGTAATGATCAAGATTACAAGATCAACCAAAAATACGAATTAAAAGATTCTAATAATATTATTGAAGCTGCTAACTTCACATTCTTAAATGTTGATAAGAAGATCCTTAAATTATTCACGTTAGCTAACTTAATTTCTAAGCAAACAATGTGATTTGCTGCTGATGTTTTACACTACCGTGATAATAAAACCGGTGCTTTTGATAACGAGCACTTTGATTATGACGCTTTATTCAACTCTGACTTTAGCATCGATCGTAATCAACAAGTAAGACACCACTTCATTTCATCTAACCACGCAATGGCTATCTGCGGTGTTGATTTTGACGAACAAAAAACTTTAAATAACCAAAAAGCTTTAGTTCAAAAATACAAGAAAACTAAGAAGATCAACCAATACGAATTTGCTTTAGAATTAGCTAACACTTTCGAATTCAAGAAATGAAGAATTGAAAACTCTTGAGGTGGTAAAGTTGGAGTTAAAGGATTCTATTACATGACTGATAGTTGATTCAATGACTACTTAATTGATGTGGTTGTATCAACTAATGCAGCTGATAACTTCTTCGCAAATCCAAAATTCATTAATGAAGAATTAATCGATTTAGTTAAACAACTAAAAACTAAAGAGATCTTAAAACAAGCAATTGAATCTAAACCGATCTTAATCGATGGTTATGATCCATTAGGAACTAATCTAAAAGGAGTTAAATAA
- the smpB gene encoding SsrA-binding protein, giving the protein MRLLVNNKKAKHNYELLDKYEAGISLSGNEVKSLALHHGSLDDSYVIIRKNEAYILNLLIPKYKFDTSKTNNETRTRKLLLHKSEILKIDLLRKQQSMVIIPYQIYFSKNKIKVSIHLAKPKKRHDKRESIKNRDIQREIRKY; this is encoded by the coding sequence ATGAGATTATTAGTTAATAATAAAAAAGCTAAACACAACTACGAACTACTAGATAAATACGAAGCAGGCATAAGTCTTTCAGGTAATGAAGTTAAATCATTAGCACTACACCATGGAAGTCTTGATGATAGTTATGTCATTATTAGAAAAAATGAAGCATATATTTTAAACTTATTGATCCCAAAATATAAGTTTGATACTTCAAAAACTAATAATGAAACAAGAACACGAAAATTGTTATTACATAAAAGCGAAATCTTAAAGATCGATTTATTAAGAAAACAACAATCGATGGTAATTATTCCTTATCAGATCTATTTTTCAAAAAATAAAATTAAAGTTAGTATTCATCTAGCAAAACCTAAAAAACGTCACGATAAAAGAGAATCAATAAAAAATCGCGATATTCAAAGAGAGATAAGAAAGTACTAA